GGCGGGCGCTGCTCAATGAATGGGATCGCCAGCGCTCCCGTGAAAGGCCTCTTCTCTGGCCTTGCTTTGCTTTATGTAGCAGTGGCTGTTTGCAGAAGTGCTGTTGAGAGCAGACCTGTGACCGGGCCCTGCTCTTCCTGTGATTCCAGGAGGTAAAGGTGTCGAGCCCCGACTACCCTGAAAGGAACAGGGAGAATGTGATGGATGACTTCCTAAAGAGGATTGAGTGCTACAAAGTCACCTATCAACCCCTTGACCCAGACAGCCATGACAAGTAAGGTTTGAGGCCGAGGTCTGAGGGCCGAGGCAGGGGCTGCATGTGAGAAAGGAGCCTTTCTCACCCTGTCTGTAGTCTTCCTCTGACCATCCAGACCTGTGTTTACATCATTCCAGGGAGAAAAGATATGGCTCTGTGGCCTCTGAATGGATTGAATCTTACCCTTGAACACCGGAGTGTTTTTTTATCATAAGTTCTTCAGTTGTGTGCTCTAGACTATGATTTCTCAACCTCAGTGTGATGGACATTTTGAACTGGATAATCTGCCGTGGGGAGCTGTCTCAGGCACTTTAGGAGCTTTCGCAGCACCCCTGCCCTCTGCCACTAGATACCCATAGCTGTCCCAAGCTGTGGCAATCAAAAAGGTTTCCAGATTTaaccaaatgtcccctggggagcTAACtcacccctggttgagaaccactgctctagatcAGTAGTTTTGAATTGGGGTGTTGTAGGGCACCCCTTTAAGGTGTGTAATCAGTTTTTGAtcagtttttaaagtttgttgtgtgtgtgtatatatatatatgtatatgtgcacatatattacatatgtaaataACATGTTAATTTATTTTGCATAAAACATAATCTATTATACACgtgtaggaggcttccctggtggctcagtggtaaagaatcctccaatgcaagagagctgggttcattccctgggttgggaagatcccctggaggagggcatggcaaccacttcagttttcttgcctggagaatcccatggacagaggagcctggcgggctacagtccatggggccacaaagagttggacatggctgacgACTAAGCACAccacctgccccccccccccctcccgcgCCCCCCACACGGACACATatgcatgttgttgttgtttagttgctcagttatttccgaccctttgtgaccccatggactgtagcccgacaggctcctctgtccatggggattctccaggcaagaatactgaagtgggtttccatgccctcttccaggggattgtcccaacccagggatggaacacaggtctcccgcattgcaggcagatacttaaccatctgagccaccagggaaatccaagaacactggagtaggtagcctatcccttctccagggcgtcttcccaacccagaaatcaaactggggttgcCTGCatcataggtggattctttaccggctgagccaccagggaaggccatacaTGTGTAtgcgtatatatacatatatatatacgtatacacacacacacacacacacacacacacagacacacacacggcTTTTATATATTACTTCGTATGGCAGTACCTATCGGCAGTGTGGCCTGGAATGCAGGTTAAGTTGATGTGTGAGAGCAATAAGAGTTGTAGCAAAATGCCAAGTCCATGTCGAAGAATGATATGTGCGCAGGGAGACCCATGAGAAGGTGGTCTTCATGAAAGCATGTAGTCAGAGCAGCTCTGCTGAGATAAGAATACGGCTCTGCAGCCAAGCGAATGGTGAGTGTGCGTAGCCCATTGTCAAACTGCTTCCACGGTCTGCTTCATGCTTTTAGTCTTTCAGTTCCTTCGAGTGTGTTGCCCACAATGTTAGTGTTGGGAAATGTTACTTAATACAGAAATTGAAAACTGCTGCTCTAGATATGGCGTAATAGTATATTCTTTAGTTAGCGCAGAGTCCTACATTGAAAAATATTCAagaagaatatgtgtgtgtgtgtgtgtttatagatGTTACCTCTGGTGGTAGGGCTGtgggtgatttttatttgcatctttcttaaaaaaatttttttttggaataagCAGTTACTATTTCGTAAGTAGTTTTccttattttcggctgtgctgggtcttcgctgctgtgcagGCTCTTTtctggttgtggcgagtgggggctgctctctagtttgggtgtgtgggcttctcactgtgggggcttctcttgttgccgagcacgggctctggggtacgcaggcttcagtggttgtggtgtgagggctcagcagttgtgggctTTAAACCataggctcagtggttgtggcacacgggttcCGTTGCTCTGTAGcttgtgagatcttcccagaccagggatcaaacctgtgtcttctgcactggcaggtggggtctttaccactgagccacaagggaagcccaacacttgttatttttataGTGAGAAAAATTCCATGATGGCCCAGAGCAGGCTTTGTGAGTGCCTTTGAGAGAAGCTTGACCGATACGTAGACGGAGGGAATGCGCAGAGACGTCTGTCTGTGGTTCTGCTCCctgctgcctgcccctcccctcgGGAGCTGCCGTACTCTGTTTTGACCACCTGAGTTGGATGCTGTGCTTCTCAGCAAACTTCAGGGTTACCAAAATCACCAGGTCATCTAGTCTAGCCCCTGAGGGGAAGCCTGAGTTCTGCTCAGCACACTTAGCCACGGTGCCTAGCACAGGGCGGGCACTGAGGATGTGGTGCTGCCCGATGAGACGTTCAGGGCATTTTGCCGCACCTTGGTTCTGAGGAGTGAATGACCCATCTCTTTCCACTTGGCTCCTTCCACGTGGGTGGGGGTATCGTGGGAGAGTCGGAAGAGCCTCTAGGAGTCTCAAGTCACTCTGGagattctttccccttctgttatGCTCAGATTTTCATAcccaggggatttttttttcccctgctttgtCCCAGGGATCTTTCTTTCATCAAGGTGATAAACGTGGGCCAGCGATTTCTTGTGAACAAAGTCCAGGACTACATCCAGAGCAAGATCGTCTACTACCTCATGAATATCCACGTCCACCCTCGCACCATCTACCTTTGCCGGCATGGAGAGAGCGAGTTCAACCTCTTGGGGAAGATTGGGGGTGACTCAGGCCTCTCAGTGCGAGGAAAACAGGTGAGTAGTTAGCCAGCAGGCTGGATTTCCCCAGCTTAGGGTGAGAAGGACGTGGTGGAGGTCATCTCTTCGATCCCCTTAACTTCTTACTGAATCCTATTAGGCTTAAGTTGCGATTTCAGCGAAGAGATGTTTTCTTGTTCATGGATTCTAGCTCTGCACTAGCGGAGAAGGcagcgtctatggggtcgcacagagtcggacacgactgaagcgacttagcagcagcagcagcagctctgcgcTGGACGGTGCATAACTTGGAACCATTTCTACTGTGATCATTCAGCTATCAGACATTTATTGGGCTCACCTTGTGTGCCCAGCACAGTACAGGCTGCTCTGGTTGAAGTTCATTTCCTCCTGGGCTTATTATAACTATGTAGCGCCTTTCAGAGTTTGATTGGGGTCATGCACATTGTCCTTTTTAGGCTGAAATGgcagtcctgtgtgtgtgtgtgtgtgtgtgtgtgtgtgtgtgtgtgtgttcttttcgACTTCACCATGCCTGGtgtgcagaatcttagttcctcagccagagatcaaactggtgccccctgcagtggaagcgtggagtccttaccactgaccaccagggaagtccgcttCTGTGTTTTCTCTTACATGTTTTGTTTCATGGCCCAGTTTGCCCAGGCTCTAAGGAAGTTTCTGGAGGAACAGGAGATAGCAGACCTCAAAGTGTGGACAAGCCAGTTGAAGAGAACTATCCAGACCGCGGAATCTCTGGGGGTGACCTACGAGCAGTGGAAGATTCTGAATGAGATTGATGCTGTGAGTAGGAAGGATCTGATGGCTAAAGTGCCAGTTAAGGTCTCCTGTTAAGGCTGGAACGCTCAGAAGTCACCATGTGGGCTGTGCTATCTAGAAAACTAGGGTTGCCAAGTAGAGACGTTGAGGAAGCTGAATGTGGGGCCGGTCTGAGGAGGAAGTGAGAACAGCTGTGTCCCCAGTTGGGGCTTCCTGCTGCCTGATGTGCCTGCGCCAACACAGGAACCAGTTTTTGACATGGCCCCTGGCACCTGGGGAGAGTGAAGCTCCAGTTGgttcctttatatattttcttccaaggaaaaggaaatagctgACAACTCACATCTTGTCTGATTTCTGCTTAGGTCACTCGGTCAGCTCTTCTAGAAAAgtcctttccaaatttgtttttgcatttctctgtcttTGAGGTCAGAAGTAGacacttccttttctttcctccctctgtaTATTTTTATGCCTCCTATAAGAATTCCCCAGGGCCTCCTTCCCTGTTTCCCCTCCATTTTCCTGCTGACTTTTCGTGACCTCTCAGCTCCCCAGCCACAGGAGAAAGCAGCAGCTTGAGCTTGAGCCCTCATTCTGTGAATCAGTCAGTTCCAGTGTGTGAAGGGAGCCGGCCCAGTGCCTGGCGCTGACGACTGATATTCCTCAGGGTCACCTCTTCATCTGGGGGGCTGTGTGGTTCCTGCAGGGCGTGTGTGAGGAGATGACTTATGCGGAGATTCAGGAGCAGTACCCGGACGAGTTTGCGCTTCGAGATGAAGAGAAATATCTGTACCGCTATCCTGGAGGGGAGGTGAGATTCCTTCCCGTGGGGCGACTGTCCCATCCTTTGCTTGGGGTTTAGCTTTAATTTGGGGGGAAGGATTGAATGTGAGTTTGGGCACCTTCCAGGGGTACTTAAGGTATCACTCGGTTTTTCTTCCTACTTTTGGGTCCTGCTGTGTTTAATTCAGCTCGGGCAGTCAATTTGTTAAGATCTCCAGGTAAGGGATGACAAGATAGCCTCTGTTGTTGAGTATATTTTAGAATCAGCAGagtcttttttaactttttttttttaactacttctttattatttatttgactgggtTTGGTCTccgttgcagcacgtgggatctcacATTGCGGCAAGCgttgggtgcacaggcttctctctggttgtggccaTGAGCTTAAGCTTCtcgtggcatgtgtgatcttattTCACTTCAatgaccagcgatcaaacctgcatctcctacactggaaggctaattcttaaccactggaccacccgcgAAGTCCccataacttctttttttttaaattctatccCCACCCAAGCAGGTATAGGCACCAAGTCAATATCTGGGGTATGAGGATTTTCCTGTCATCTGCAGTGTTTACGATGGCTTGCTGGTCTAAGTGGCTTTATAGTCTAGGGATTTGTGAGGCAAAGGGAAACAAAATAAAGCTACAGGGTCTAGGAGATCCCTAGGAGCCTCTGTTGCCTTACACTCTGCCTACTctgtagggagaaaaaaaaatacaaaacacaggttgcattcagattttcttttcttgatgtgCAGTTTTCTTGGTCTGCATATAGCTCTTGAAGGGTCTGAAGATTCTCAGGCGATACCGGGGATGGGGGTGGTTAGCAGGTGACACGAAGCTGCTGAACCTCCAGGAGGAAAGCCATCTGGGGAGAAAGAAGCAGCCTCTGAACTCTGGACACGGCCACTGACTTGGCTGCCAGCTCGCGCCTGGCCTCCGACCAGCCCGCTCCGTTTCCCCCGCAGTCGTACCAGGACCTGGTGCAGCGGTTGGAGCCGGTCATCATGGAGCTGGAGCGCCAGGGCAATGTCCTCGTCATCTCCCACCAGGCTGTCATGCGCTGCCTCCTGGCCTACTTCTTGGACAAGGGCGCAGGTGccatgggggggtggggaggaggctggacTTGGGGTGGCACCGGGTTGCCTGGCAACCAGACCTCCCCTTCTTCCACTCAGACTGGAGTGCATTCTTCAGTCAGCAGTGCGGGGCTCCCAGCAGCCTTGGGGCCAACTCCTCTGCTGGTGCAAAAGCCCCCAGTGGAGAGCGGCTGCTGCTGGGGCTCTTGCTCCTGCTTGGCTGGAGGGGCAGTGTTGAGCTCACACGCCTGGCAGCAGTAGAAAAGTGGTTGAACATTCCCGGCATGTTACTTTAGCTCTAGGGAGGGTGGTGTCTTAGAAGCATCTTCATCCTTGGAATTTGGGGTAGACAGGTTTCTGGGGTAGCAGTAAGGAAGTGCTCCTGTATCTTTGATAcgtcccttccttcccttcctgatCTTCCTGCACTGCTGAGAAGCCTGCTGACTGACCTCTGGTGTACCCACCTGAAGCCCAGTCTTCCCTTCTTGGTTCCCCTGGCCACAGCACTTAACTTCTGTTTTGCTTGCAAGGAAGGATCTGAAGTGGGCTTATTTCCTTTCTGAGCCACGCAATAGTCTGGGTGGCTTTCTTGGAGGCTGTGTTGATAATTGTCTGGGGTTTAGAGGAGGAGTTGTCCAACTCCAGATCAGGATAAAGAAAACTCATGAGCCCCTTGGATGCTCTCTTCCACTAACTTGACCTTGTTTCGTAATACTGAGATTTCCTCCACCTGGACTTTCTGCTTTCAGATGAGCTACCATACCTGAGGtgccctctccataccatcttcaaACTTACTCCCGTGGCCTACGGTAACAATGAGCCTGGGAactgggcaggaggtgggggttggggaaggTCAGGATTTTTAAAGTTTGCCTAGCAGTTCACTCTCATCACTCCTGTATGCCGGAGGCTCCCTCATTGCCTCCCATGTTTGAACAGATGTCTGTATGTATTTGGGAATATCTATGTTCTTTTATTACCAAACTGAAACGAAGGGCTTTTtcttgaagcttttttttttttcctgaagtccTCTCTGTTTTCTCAGGGTGCAAAGTGGAAACAATTAAACTCAACGTGGAGGCTGTGAACACTCACCGTGACAAGCCAACTGTAAGTATTTTTCCATGGATGACATGCAGGTTCCCCGCCACCTTGAGTCTTGAACCTTTGACATCGAGAGACTGGGGTTTCTTTTATgtccagaaggaaaaacagatcCAGAACTCATGTCCTACGTAGTGTGCTTACTTCCAAGAGGAAGAGATGTTGGAAttactatttttgaaaattagtatCTCTTTCATGAGTCTTAACCTTGACAATTGGCTCTTGGAAAGTCAATGAAAAACGGAAAGTGTTTGGcagaagtgaaatgcaaatccccccccccccccccccaccccccggaaAGCGCTCCTTTTGGAAAGTTGGTTCCTGGAAGGTGGGGTCAGGAAGTGTAGGTTAGTTCCTAGGTCTGCCCTGGTAATCTGAGTGATCTTAAATAAGCCCCTTCCTTTCTTTGAGCCTCTCTCTAGCTTCGAAGTGTGATGCTCAAGGAACTTCTCCCCCCTACAACCTTTAGCTTCCCGGGGCTGGGGGACTAGGTCATGGCCCAGGTCTTACGAGAGAGCCTGTCTGCAGAgaagcaggagaggaggaggctgTTGTGGTTACAAGCGTTGTTTAACCTTGATGAGTAAGCTTTTGGCTTGGCTTTCATTTGTGTGGTGTCCCTCGTTTCCAATCAGAACAACTTTCCCAAGAGCCAAACCCCTGTAAGGATGAGAAGGAACAGCTTTACGCCTCTGTCCAGTTCGAATACAATCAGGCGTCCAAGAAATTACAGTGTTGGGAGCCGGCCCCTCCAGCCCCTCAGCCCACTCCGTGCCCTGGACACTCAAGAAGGGGCCGACCAGCCGAAGACCCAAGTCAGCATTCCGGTGGCGTAACCGTGTGTCTCCCTCCCATCCTGGCCCCCTGCCCTTgtcactaatcactgaggaatcATATCACCTCCagcccccacaccccctcccGGCCCCACACCGTGAATCTCAGCAAAGAATGTGAGGTCACGTGTTTCCAGACCAACCTTAGCTAGTCTGCGGTGTGAGTCTTCCTGCCCAGGGGCAAGCTTGCGAGCTGGGTGTTTCTGGACAGGTTGGGGCggtttggaggaggaggagaagggctcCCCTCTCCTGGGGTGACTGGCACAGCTGGGGCTGAGGCTGAGCATGCCATATTCCTGTCCATCCACAGTGTCTATAAACTCAGTCTTGTCCTTGTGTTGGTAAAGTGGGGACAGGGTGGAGGGGGACCCagaagcccctctcccctccGCCTTTGTCTCTCCGAGGTGTGTTCCCCTCACCGTCCGTGCCTGCCTGCCCTCTTCCCCCTTCTCACGTCCCCTTTGGGTTGTCTGGTGTGACACGTGGCCTTGTTGTGTGTCTGTTGAGGACGGGAGGGGTGGTGGGTGCGAGGGGGGAGTCTGGCCTCTCTTGCTGTTCTCTGCAGTGGGCCTTGGTGGATCTGGCCTGGGGgagcctttctttcccttctcccttcctctgaaGTCAGGTCCTGCAGGGGTCAGCCCAGGCTACAGAACATCCACAGATGCTCTGAAGCCTGTAGGGAGACATAGGATGAGAATTCTTGTCCCCTTTCATGAGAAGCAATCCCGAAGTCTCCAGTGCCCTGAGGGAAGCTGGTTCTCGGTCTGTGGGAAATACCTTGGTTTGTCCTTTTCAGACGTAGGTGTCTAGGCTGCAGCGGGGTGAGGTTTAGGAGAGTAGACTGGTCTCTAGCTCTTGCAGGGCCCTTGGATGGCAGGTATCCCTTTTCTCTAGTGGCTCCCAGCTTCTTTGCCAACCACAGGAACTTTCCTGCCAAAGCCAGTGACCTCTGTCTGGGACTGTTCAGAAGGACAGAGTTAGATTCAGGAGTCATTGCTGAGGTTTGAATTGCTCAAGGGAAAGGCAGAGAAGGGTTCACTAGAGTTGCTTGCTGTTTTTTAGTAATATTCAACACTATTcctttatttaacttaaaaaggAATATTCAATATTGAATATcagtttttaagttaaaaaaaaattttatatgaacAAATTTCCCCCAAATGTTGGGAAAACCTAGTGTTAAATTTAATCTCTCTCACTAAAGGTACTGTTTTATTTCATCTTGATGTCCAGAGGAGTCTTGGAATCCAGTGGGATCTAGCTCTTACTATTTAcctgtatcattttattttctctgcagGGTTAAACTGGAAATGCTTAGAGTAGTGATTCTTAGCTCTTTGGCCTGCAATGACATACCCCCCACcaattttgtatacaaaatatgtgaatacatgtatgtgtatttatCTGAAAGGCAAGTCTAGGTTTctcatgagatttttaaaagagagagaggactcCCCACCTCAAAGTTATCAATCTGTCTCTTAGAGGTGACCAGTGACAGTTAGCTATTTGCCAGGGATGTTCTTATTTGGTAATAGGAGACctttgatagcatcactgacttcaatggacgtgaatttgagcaaactccaggacacaggggaggacagggaagcctggtgtgctgcagtccctggggttgtagtcggacatgactgagcgtctgacCAGCAGGAGACCTTTTGTTGTGCTTCTCATCTAGGAGTATTCATAAGAATCCTCTATAGAGCCTGTGAAACATACTCATGCCTGGATCCACTCTGGGCTTAATTCTGACTCTGTCTCAAGGATTAGGGTCTTTAAATAGCTTCTCTGATGATTCTGAATCACACTCCATTTTATGATGTTGGTTGGAGAAACACTGGGGCAATGGTTCCTTGGACAAAGCGTCACCCGAGGAATTCTgaatttctcatagttctgaaagAACAGTTCCTTGGAGTTAGCTGTGTGAGCTGATCACAGTATTAAATGAAGTCACCCCTTCATTGTTACTTCAGGCAGCAGCCTGTTGAGCTTTTACCCTTCACGTCGCAGGGCGATGGGGAACAGATCCCTACATCATATGGATGACCTGGGATAGCAGCTGAGAGTTTCAAGCACACTGGGGAGAAGCACTGAGATGAAGCTTGTGGGATGGTAAGGGTTATCATCACAGGCAGCTGGCTTGTGACCTTGAGTCCTTTTTTCCTACGTCCTAAGTTGGTCAGACATCACAGCCAGTTTTCAGAGGCCACTTGCCTAGATTCTGCTCGAAATTGCCTTCCAGACATAAGCTAACCTGCTCTTCCTGTTGAGGCATTATGTAACGTGTTCTTGGTGTCCATGTTTGTGGAGTTTTGGGCTGGGTGGCTGGTGGTGGAGGAAGGAGAtgcagaaacaggagaaaaagtcCTTGCCCTGAAGAAGGTTATTTTAGAGAATGGGCATGTGATTTATTAGTGAGCAGATGTGGAAGAGCCACACACCGAGTCTATGAATGTGGGTGTCGAAGTGGAGTAGAGAgttccttctgccttttctgttGTCCTGTGCTTATGAGACAAAGGGTCGGGAGCTGGGACTGTCCCCCAGGATGATGTGGTCTGGGAGATGCGTGTGGCACTTTTGCAAGGCTGCCTTGTCTAGCTTTGCTTGGCTGGTGGCATCTTCAGCCCAAATGGGCATTCGGTCTTTTCTGATGCTGTGAGGTGAGAGTGATTCA
The sequence above is a segment of the Ovis aries strain OAR_USU_Benz2616 breed Rambouillet chromosome 12, ARS-UI_Ramb_v3.0, whole genome shotgun sequence genome. Coding sequences within it:
- the PFKFB2 gene encoding 6-phosphofructo-2-kinase/fructose-2,6-bisphosphatase 2 isoform X2; this encodes MSGNPASSSEQNNNSYETKASLRMSEKKCSWASYMTNSPTLIVMIGLPARGKTYVSKKLTRYLNWIGVPTKVFNLGVYRRQAVKSYKSYDFFRHDNEEAMKIRKQCALVALEDVKAYLTEESGQIAVFDATNTTRERRDLILNFAEENSFKVFFVESVCDDPDVIAANILEVKVSSPDYPERNRENVMDDFLKRIECYKVTYQPLDPDSHDKDLSFIKVINVGQRFLVNKVQDYIQSKIVYYLMNIHVHPRTIYLCRHGESEFNLLGKIGGDSGLSVRGKQFAQALRKFLEEQEIADLKVWTSQLKRTIQTAESLGVTYEQWKILNEIDAGVCEEMTYAEIQEQYPDEFALRDEEKYLYRYPGGESYQDLVQRLEPVIMELERQGNVLVISHQAVMRCLLAYFLDKGADELPYLRCPLHTIFKLTPVAYGCKVETIKLNVEAVNTHRDKPTNNFPKSQTPVRMRRNSFTPLSSSNTIRRPRNYSVGSRPLQPLSPLRALDTQEGADQPKTQAETSRAAHRLPSPAPPTSPS
- the PFKFB2 gene encoding 6-phosphofructo-2-kinase/fructose-2,6-bisphosphatase 2 isoform X4 is translated as MSGNPASSSEQNNNSYETKASLRMSEKKCSWASYMTNSPTLIVMIGLPARGKTYVSKKLTRYLNWIGVPTKVFNLGVYRRQAVKSYKSYDFFRHDNEEAMKIRKQCALVALEDVKAYLTEESGQIAVFDATNTTRERRDLILNFAEENSFKVFFVESVCDDPDVIAANILEVKVSSPDYPERNRENVMDDFLKRIECYKVTYQPLDPDSHDKDLSFIKVINVGQRFLVNKVQDYIQSKIVYYLMNIHVHPRTIYLCRHGESEFNLLGKIGGDSGLSVRGKQFAQALRKFLEEQEIADLKVWTSQLKRTIQTAESLGVTYEQWKILNEIDAGVCEEMTYAEIQEQYPDEFALRDEEKYLYRYPGGESYQDLVQRLEPVIMELERQGNVLVISHQAVMRCLLAYFLDKGADELPYLRCPLHTIFKLTPVAYGCKVETIKLNVEAVNTHRDKPTDSGVLKFGIHQDLLLSGRQHGLEAVRDRQEKISTTRL
- the PFKFB2 gene encoding 6-phosphofructo-2-kinase/fructose-2,6-bisphosphatase 2 isoform X1, which codes for MSGNPASSSEQNNNSYETKASLRMSEKKCSWASYMTNSPTLIVMIGLPARGKTYVSKKLTRYLNWIGVPTKVFNLGVYRRQAVKSYKSYDFFRHDNEEAMKIRKQCALVALEDVKAYLTEESGQIAVFDATNTTRERRDLILNFAEENSFKVFFVESVCDDPDVIAANILEVKVSSPDYPERNRENVMDDFLKRIECYKVTYQPLDPDSHDKDLSFIKVINVGQRFLVNKVQDYIQSKIVYYLMNIHVHPRTIYLCRHGESEFNLLGKIGGDSGLSVRGKQFAQALRKFLEEQEIADLKVWTSQLKRTIQTAESLGVTYEQWKILNEIDAGVCEEMTYAEIQEQYPDEFALRDEEKYLYRYPGGESYQDLVQRLEPVIMELERQGNVLVISHQAVMRCLLAYFLDKGADELPYLRCPLHTIFKLTPVAYGCKVETIKLNVEAVNTHRDKPTNNFPKSQTPVRMRRNSFTPLSSSNTIRRPRNYSVGSRPLQPLSPLRALDTQEGADQPKTQVSIPAETSRAAHRLPSPAPPTSPS
- the PFKFB2 gene encoding 6-phosphofructo-2-kinase/fructose-2,6-bisphosphatase 2 isoform X3, translated to MSGNPASSSEQNNNSYETKASLRMSEKKCSWASYMTNSPTLIVMIGLPARGKTYVSKKLTRYLNWIGVPTKVFNLGVYRRQAVKSYKSYDFFRHDNEEAMKIRKQCALVALEDVKAYLTEESGQIAVFDATNTTRERRDLILNFAEENSFKVFFVESVCDDPDVIAANILEVKVSSPDYPERNRENVMDDFLKRIECYKVTYQPLDPDSHDKDLSFIKVINVGQRFLVNKVQDYIQSKIVYYLMNIHVHPRTIYLCRHGESEFNLLGKIGGDSGLSVRGKQFAQALRKFLEEQEIADLKVWTSQLKRTIQTAESLGVTYEQWKILNEIDAGVCEEMTYAEIQEQYPDEFALRDEEKYLYRYPGGESYQDLVQRLEPVIMELERQGNVLVISHQAVMRCLLAYFLDKGADELPYLRCPLHTIFKLTPVAYGCKVETIKLNVEAVNTHRDKPTDSGVLKFGIHQDLLLSGRQHGLEAVRDRQGKKKSVQPVSRKE
- the PFKFB2 gene encoding 6-phosphofructo-2-kinase/fructose-2,6-bisphosphatase 2 isoform X5 — encoded protein: MSGNPASSSEQNNNSYETKASLRMSEKKCSWASYMTNSPTLIVMIGLPARGKTYVSKKLTRYLNWIGVPTKVFNLGVYRRQAVKSYKSYDFFRHDNEEAMKIRKQCALVALEDVKAYLTEESGQIAVFDATNTTRERRDLILNFAEENSFKVFFVESVCDDPDVIAANILEVKVSSPDYPERNRENVMDDFLKRIECYKVTYQPLDPDSHDKDLSFIKVINVGQRFLVNKVQDYIQSKIVYYLMNIHVHPRTIYLCRHGESEFNLLGKIGGDSGLSVRGKQFAQALRKFLEEQEIADLKVWTSQLKRTIQTAESLGVTYEQWKILNEIDAGVCEEMTYAEIQEQYPDEFALRDEEKYLYRYPGGESYQDLVQRLEPVIMELERQGNVLVISHQAVMRCLLAYFLDKGADELPYLRCPLHTIFKLTPVAYGCKVETIKLNVEAVNTHRDKPTAETSRAAHRLPSPAPPTSPS